The Nostoc sp. 'Lobaria pulmonaria (5183) cyanobiont' genome window below encodes:
- a CDS encoding lipid-A-disaccharide synthase-related protein: MSNVSRSSLASNSQSATSPLRLLVLSNGHGEDMIAVRILQELLQQPNPPEIFALPLVGEGRAYEQLDIPFIGSVLTMPSGGFIYMDGRQLARDVRGGLLQLTLSQIKAIRRWVSSQKKLGNKRAILAVGDIIPLLFATFSGANYAFVGTAKSEYYVRDEAGLLPRKSKDAGWENFSGSVYHPWERWLMSRRRCQAVFPRDDLTAEILKQWPIPAFSFGNPMMDGLEPTFSRQQFYSQNTLQQEAVRPFVVTLLPGSRPPEAYTNWETIMIAVSALMASFQQRDSIFYTSNKVVFLGAIAPGLDFNILSQSVQSQGWRAESASPIKLRDPNVLTFKQRNAYLLLTQKAYNDCLHLGDLAIAMAGTATEQFIGLGKPAIAIPGNGPQYNPGFAESQSRLLGSSLILINQPAEVAKVVQSLFKNPDNLQIIAENGERRMGKPGAALRIANCLRERLG; the protein is encoded by the coding sequence CTACAACAACCAAACCCACCAGAGATATTTGCTTTACCTCTGGTGGGTGAGGGACGTGCTTATGAACAGTTGGATATCCCCTTTATCGGTTCAGTCCTGACTATGCCTTCTGGCGGCTTTATTTATATGGATGGCCGCCAATTAGCGCGGGATGTACGCGGTGGTTTATTGCAACTTACTCTCAGCCAAATTAAAGCTATCCGCCGTTGGGTAAGTTCTCAAAAAAAATTAGGTAATAAAAGAGCGATTTTAGCAGTGGGAGATATTATCCCGCTGTTGTTTGCAACATTCAGTGGCGCTAATTATGCTTTTGTCGGTACGGCAAAATCTGAATATTATGTGCGAGATGAAGCTGGATTATTACCACGGAAATCTAAAGACGCAGGTTGGGAAAACTTTTCTGGTTCAGTTTACCATCCTTGGGAACGTTGGTTAATGAGTCGTCGCCGTTGTCAGGCAGTATTTCCTAGAGATGATCTGACGGCGGAAATATTAAAACAATGGCCAATTCCAGCTTTTTCTTTCGGTAATCCCATGATGGATGGTCTAGAACCGACGTTTTCACGCCAACAATTTTATAGTCAGAATACCCTACAGCAAGAGGCAGTTCGACCCTTTGTAGTGACTCTTCTTCCTGGTTCTCGTCCGCCAGAAGCTTACACGAACTGGGAAACAATTATGATTGCTGTATCTGCATTGATGGCAAGTTTTCAACAGCGAGATTCAATCTTCTATACTTCTAACAAAGTAGTGTTTTTAGGTGCGATCGCTCCTGGTTTAGACTTTAATATTTTATCTCAAAGTGTGCAATCCCAAGGCTGGCGTGCTGAATCAGCATCTCCTATCAAACTTCGCGATCCAAATGTATTGACATTTAAACAGAGAAATGCTTATCTACTGTTGACACAAAAAGCCTATAATGATTGCTTGCATTTGGGAGATTTAGCGATCGCAATGGCAGGTACAGCTACAGAACAGTTTATCGGTTTAGGCAAACCTGCGATCGCGATTCCCGGTAATGGACCACAATATAATCCTGGCTTTGCTGAATCTCAAAGTCGTCTACTGGGATCGTCTTTGATTTTAATCAATCAACCAGCAGAAGTAGCGAAGGTTGTACAATCTCTATTTAAAAATCCTGATAATTTGCAAATTATTGCTGAAAATGGTGAGCGACGCATGGGCAAACCGGGAGCAGCACTACGTATTGCTAATTGCTTGCGGGAAAGATTGGGATAA